Proteins encoded in a region of the Epinephelus lanceolatus isolate andai-2023 chromosome 20, ASM4190304v1, whole genome shotgun sequence genome:
- the LOC117265097 gene encoding coagulation factor XIII A chain-like, which translates to MSNQTTESKNDLGRYNKPVPRSNLEDTDDSETFAEDVIPPPTGRGYAPAGDSLSVQNVDMCQQINEPNHYTASYDTQNLVVRRGQEFVIRVTFNRPLAQDDDFQVEFLIGSNPSPNKGSLVVVTFGARHGGPWSGQILEQQGESMMLGITPAPNAIVGKYRIYMAIEVGGSMQRTSRDTSTDLYVLFNAWCPEDTVFLPNEAERQEYILNDYGVIYQGSVGSVSHRDWVYGQFERGILDACIYILDASRIPIYDRGSVIKMVRMGSAMINSQDDRGVLVGNWSDDYSMGRSPTSWTGSVKILLQYANTGVPVCFAQCWVFAGVLNTFLRAIGIPSRVITNFSSAHDNTGNLKTDLICKPDGSPDERHTRDSIWNYHCWNEVFISRNDLPPGLGGWQVVDATPQETSDGHYRCGPASVAAIKEGLLCHPYDAGFVFAEVNSDVVFHKRDRYGVLTPYRVEKTHIGQAVYTKSVGNNSYNDITHTYKFPEGSAEDSRIMARAEEYGCMRDHSELPESQLSIIMNAPQVLLGQDVNLQVDFHSQSEYPMTVQTHLAASVIFYTGVRASHLKDLTFNITVPPHGIKSEMLKFPAQEYLPHLGSQQCLHFTVTGTADDQSVTSIKVVELQTPMLTLTVSGQPQVQKEMFVMVSFTNPFNFPLQEVNLSMEGSGLMSDRTHYYSVIDAQASITWTESFTPRLEGQRCLVAVLDCKNLRQVRGSAHVLIMP; encoded by the exons ATGTCAAATCAAACTACAGAATCAAAGAATGACTTGGGGCGCTACAACAAGCCG GTGCCGAGGTCCAACCTTGAGGATACTGATGATTCTGAGACTTTTGCTGAAGATGTCATACCCCCACCCACTGGCAGAGGATATGCACCTGCAGGCG ATTCTCTGTCAGTGCAGAACGTCGACATGTGTCAGCAGATTAATGAACCAAACCACTATACGGCCTCCTATGACACCCAAAACCTGGTGGTCCGTCGTGGTCAGGAGTTTGTGATCAGAGTCACCTTCAACCGCCCACTGGCGCAAGACGACGACTTCCAGGTCGAGTTCCTGATTG gTTCCAACCCGTCACCCAATAAGGGGTCCCTGGTGGTAGTGACCTTTGGTGCCCGTCATGGTGGACCGTGGTCGGGTCAGATTCTGGAGCAGCAGGGAGAGTCTATGATGCTGGGCATCACGCCAGCACCCAATGCTATTGTGGGGAAGTACCGTATATACATGGCCATCGAGGTTGGCGGCAGCATGCAGAGAACCAGCAGGGACACCAGCACCGACCTTTATGTGCTGTTCAACGCCTGGTGTCCAG AGGACACTGTGTTTCTTCCTAATGAAGCAGAGCGGCAAGAGTACATCCTGAATGACTATGGTGTGATCTACCAGGGTTCAGTCGGATCTGTGTCACACCGTGACTGGGTGTATGGacag TTTGAGCGCGGTATTCTAGATGCCTGTATTTACATCCTGGATGCGTCACGGATACCGATCTACGACCGTGGCAGCGTCATCAAAATGGTCAGGATGGGATCTGCCATG ATTAACTCTCAGGATGATAGGGGCGTGTTAGTTGGGAACTGGAGTGACGATTACTCGATGGGCAGGTCCCCGACATCTTGGACGGGCAGCGTCAAGATCCTGCTGCAGTACGCCAACACTGGAGTCCCTGTGTGCTTCGCCCAATGCTGGGTGTTTGCTGGAGTCTTAAACACCT TCCTACGCGCCATTGGTATCCCATCAAGGGTCATCACCAACTTCAGCTCAGCTCATGACAACACAGGCAACCTGAAGACCGACCTCATCTGCAAGCCTGATGGCTCACCAGACGAGCGTCACACCAGGGACTCCATCTG GAACTACCACTGCTGGAATGAGGTGTTCATTTCGCGCAATGATCTGCCACCTGGACTCGGAGGATGGCAGGTGGTGGACGCCAcgccccaggagaccagtgatg GACATTATCGCTGTGGTCCAGCTTCAGTCGCTGCCATCAAGGAAGGGCTGCTTTGTCACCCGTATGATGCTGGATTTGTCTTTGCTGAG GTGAACAGTGACGTGGTCTTCCACAAGCGGGATCGCTATGGGGTTTTGACTCCGTACAGGGTGGAAAAGACTCATATTGGACAGGCTGTTTACACCAAGTCTGTGGGCAACAACTCAtataatgacatcacacacacttacaagtTCCCTGaag GAAGTGCTGAGGACAGCAGGATTATGGCTCGGGCGGAGGAGTACGGCTGTATGAGGGATCACTCTGAGCTGCCTGAGTCCCAGCTGTCTATCATCATGAATGCCCCACAG GTCCTCCTGGGTCAAGATGTGAACCTGCAGGTGGATTTCCACAGCCAGAGTGAATACCCCATGACAGTCCAAACTCACCTGGCCGCGTCCGTCATCTTCTACACCGGAGTCAGAGCCAGTCACCTGAAAGACCTGACCTTCAACATCACCGTGCCACCCCATGGGA taaaGAGTGAAATGCTGAAGTTCCCGGCTCAGGAGTACCTGCCTCACCTAGGCTCTCAGCAGTGTTTGCACTTTACTGTGACTGGAACAGCTGACGACCAATCAGTGACTTCCATCAAGGTGGTCGAGCTGCAGACTCCGATGCTCACCCTGACG GTGAGTGGCCAGCCTCAGGTGCAGAAGGAGATGTTTGTGATGGTCTCCTTCACCAACCCCTTCAACTTCCCCCTGCAGGAGGTCAACCTGTCCATGGAGGGATCAGGACTCATGAGTGACAGGACACATtactacag tgtcatTGATGCTCAGGCTTCGATCACCTGGACAGAGTCCTTCACCCCTCGGCTGGAGGGACAACGCTGCCTTGTGGCGGTGCTGGACTGCAAGAACCTCCGTCAG gTGAGGGGATCTGCTCATGTCCTCATCATGCCCTGA